From a single Cupriavidus taiwanensis LMG 19424 genomic region:
- the fabG gene encoding 3-oxoacyl-ACP reductase FabG, whose product MKLQGRVAIITGAAAGIGFATAQRFAEDGAIVVLCDVQEARVREAAARLAATGATVSAYRVDVTRRDEVDAMVAAVLAAHQRVDILVNNAGITKDARLAKMTEAQFDAVIDVNLKGVFNCAQAVAGLMTEQGKGVILNASSVVGLYGNFGQTNYAASKFGVIGFTKTWARELGPKGVRVNAVCPGFVNTEILQTVPDKVLDGMTSSCWLRRLAEPAEIASIYAFLASDDASYVNGVAIEASGGMSL is encoded by the coding sequence ATGAAACTGCAGGGTCGGGTTGCCATCATCACCGGTGCCGCCGCCGGCATCGGCTTTGCCACCGCGCAGCGCTTTGCCGAAGACGGCGCCATCGTCGTGCTGTGCGACGTACAGGAAGCGCGCGTGCGAGAAGCCGCCGCCAGGCTGGCGGCCACCGGCGCCACCGTATCGGCCTACCGCGTCGACGTGACGCGCCGTGACGAGGTCGACGCCATGGTCGCCGCCGTGCTGGCCGCGCACCAGCGTGTCGATATCCTCGTCAACAATGCCGGCATCACCAAGGACGCGCGCCTGGCCAAGATGACCGAGGCCCAGTTCGATGCCGTCATCGACGTCAACCTGAAAGGCGTATTCAACTGCGCGCAGGCCGTGGCCGGGCTGATGACCGAGCAGGGCAAGGGCGTGATCCTGAACGCCTCGAGCGTGGTCGGCCTGTACGGCAATTTCGGCCAGACCAACTACGCCGCCAGCAAATTCGGCGTGATCGGCTTCACCAAGACCTGGGCGCGCGAGCTGGGCCCCAAGGGCGTGCGCGTGAACGCGGTGTGCCCGGGCTTCGTCAATACCGAGATCCTGCAGACCGTGCCGGACAAGGTGCTGGACGGCATGACGTCGTCATGCTGGCTGCGCCGGCTGGCCGAGCCGGCCGAGATTGCCAGCATCTACGCCTTCCTGGCCAGCGACGACGCCAGCTACGTCAACGGCGTGGCAATCGAGGCCAGCGGCGGCATGTCGCTCTGA
- a CDS encoding chorismate--pyruvate lyase family protein has translation MSAQSVRGCGWSPHLAFDAAIPPNLRRWVTGDDGSLTARLVAASARFRVARLLQAPQRPFADEWQALGQPDRTPALTREVLLICDDIPAVFAHTVVRLRHARRDWPFLRGLGERPLGGRLFVDPAVRREPFQFARLLPHHPLRQALHRVLPAMAAVPMLTARRSVFRRGGGVMLVTEVFLPDLLSRPSPGTEAVPHPKYMRTTDRSPVSTHTTETKKETTR, from the coding sequence ATGAGCGCGCAGTCCGTGCGCGGCTGCGGCTGGAGCCCGCACCTGGCTTTCGATGCGGCGATCCCGCCCAACCTGCGGCGCTGGGTTACCGGCGATGACGGCTCGCTGACGGCGCGGCTGGTGGCCGCCTCCGCGCGCTTTCGCGTGGCGCGGCTGCTGCAGGCGCCGCAGCGCCCGTTTGCCGACGAATGGCAGGCGCTGGGCCAGCCCGACCGCACCCCCGCGCTGACGCGCGAGGTGCTGCTGATCTGCGACGACATCCCCGCCGTGTTCGCCCATACCGTGGTGCGGCTGCGCCATGCGCGCCGCGACTGGCCGTTCCTGCGCGGGCTGGGCGAACGCCCGCTGGGCGGGCGCCTGTTCGTCGATCCGGCGGTGCGGCGCGAGCCGTTCCAGTTTGCGCGGCTGCTGCCGCACCATCCGCTGCGCCAGGCCCTGCACCGCGTGCTGCCGGCCATGGCGGCAGTGCCGATGCTGACCGCGCGGCGTTCGGTGTTCCGGCGCGGCGGCGGCGTCATGCTCGTGACAGAAGTGTTCCTGCCAGACCTGCTGTCGCGGCCATCCCCGGGGACCGAGGCGGTACCGCATCCCAAATATATGCGGACGACAGACCGAAGCCCTGTTTCGACACACACTACCGAAACCAAGAAAGAGACCACGAGATGA
- a CDS encoding YqiA/YcfP family alpha/beta fold hydrolase translates to MLLYLHGFRSSPQSFKAQLVQARMREWGVGRYYACPTLNVSPALAVAQAQAAIRAAQAGGDQDIAIVGSSLGGFYARWLGEQHGCKTVLLNPAIHPWTDLESYLGEQPLWHGGGSVTVERRHLQELLDLRVDTITRPERYYLIAATGDEVLDYREMVDACPGAKIRVIEGSDHGISEFADYVDDVLAFCGYGPGGKVPAGAGAA, encoded by the coding sequence ATGCTGCTGTATCTGCACGGATTCCGCTCCTCGCCCCAATCGTTCAAGGCCCAGCTGGTGCAGGCGCGCATGCGCGAGTGGGGCGTGGGGCGCTACTACGCCTGCCCCACGCTCAATGTCTCGCCGGCGCTGGCCGTGGCCCAGGCGCAGGCGGCGATCCGCGCCGCGCAAGCCGGCGGCGACCAGGACATCGCCATCGTCGGCTCGTCGCTGGGCGGCTTCTATGCGCGCTGGCTGGGCGAGCAGCACGGCTGCAAGACCGTGCTGCTCAATCCCGCCATCCATCCCTGGACCGATCTCGAAAGCTACCTGGGCGAACAGCCGCTGTGGCACGGCGGCGGTTCGGTCACGGTCGAACGCCGCCACCTGCAGGAGCTGCTGGACCTGCGCGTGGACACCATCACCCGGCCCGAGCGCTACTACCTGATCGCCGCCACCGGCGACGAGGTGCTGGATTACCGCGAAATGGTCGATGCCTGCCCCGGCGCGAAGATCCGCGTGATCGAGGGCAGCGACCACGGCATCAGCGAATTTGCCGATTACGTCGACGATGTCCTCGCCTTCTGCGGCTATGGTCCCGGCGGCAAGGTGCCGGCCGGCGCCGGCGCGGCATGA
- the mpl gene encoding UDP-N-acetylmuramate:L-alanyl-gamma-D-glutamyl-meso-diaminopimelate ligase — protein MHIHILGICGTFMGGLAVLAKQAGHRVTGCDANVYPPMSTQLEAQGIELIEGFDPAQLSLEPDLFVIGNVVSRGNPLMEAILDRNLPYVSGPQWLGEHVLARKWVLAVAGTHGKTTTTSMLAWILEDAGYNPGFLVGGVPQNFGISARVTESDFFVIEADEYDTAFFDKRSKFVHYRPRTAILNNLEYDHADIFPDLAAIETQFHHLVRTVPGQGRIVVNGVEESLARVLERGCWSEVEQFGVGDWRESDAARTPAAPGKDAFDVWFGDAVAGTVVWDLQGTHNRMNALAAIGAARHVGVPAAQAIESLSRFANVKRRMEVRGVAGGVTVYDDFAHHPTAIQTTLDGLRRRVGNARILAVLEPRSNTMKLGVMKAQLPASLEQADLVFGYGAPAGKDALGWDLAEALAPLGATATAFQDLGTLVQAVRAAAQPGDHVLVMSNGGFGGVHQKLLDALAQRTAG, from the coding sequence ATGCATATTCATATCCTCGGCATCTGCGGCACCTTCATGGGCGGCCTGGCGGTGCTGGCCAAGCAGGCCGGCCACCGCGTCACCGGCTGCGATGCCAACGTCTACCCGCCGATGAGCACCCAGCTCGAAGCCCAGGGCATCGAACTGATCGAGGGCTTCGACCCGGCCCAGCTGTCGCTGGAGCCGGACCTGTTCGTGATCGGCAACGTGGTGTCGCGCGGCAATCCGCTGATGGAAGCCATCCTCGACCGCAACCTCCCCTATGTGTCGGGCCCGCAATGGCTCGGCGAGCACGTGCTGGCGCGCAAGTGGGTGCTGGCGGTGGCCGGCACGCACGGCAAGACCACCACCACGTCGATGCTGGCCTGGATCCTCGAGGATGCCGGCTACAACCCCGGCTTCCTGGTGGGCGGGGTGCCGCAAAACTTCGGCATCTCGGCGCGGGTGACAGAATCGGACTTCTTCGTGATCGAAGCCGACGAATACGACACCGCGTTTTTCGACAAGCGCAGCAAGTTCGTCCACTACCGCCCGCGCACCGCCATCCTGAACAACCTGGAATACGATCACGCCGACATCTTCCCGGATCTGGCCGCGATCGAGACCCAGTTCCATCATCTGGTGCGCACCGTGCCGGGCCAGGGCCGGATCGTCGTCAACGGCGTGGAAGAAAGCCTGGCGCGCGTGCTGGAGCGGGGCTGCTGGAGTGAAGTGGAGCAGTTCGGCGTCGGCGACTGGCGCGAGAGCGACGCGGCCCGCACGCCGGCCGCGCCGGGCAAGGACGCGTTCGATGTCTGGTTCGGCGACGCTGTCGCCGGCACGGTGGTGTGGGACCTGCAGGGCACGCACAACCGCATGAACGCGCTGGCCGCGATCGGCGCCGCGCGCCACGTCGGCGTGCCGGCCGCGCAGGCGATCGAATCACTGTCGCGCTTCGCCAACGTCAAGCGCCGCATGGAAGTGCGCGGCGTGGCCGGCGGCGTCACGGTCTATGACGACTTCGCCCACCATCCGACCGCGATCCAGACCACGCTGGACGGGCTGCGCCGCCGCGTCGGCAATGCCCGCATCCTGGCGGTGCTGGAGCCGCGTTCCAACACCATGAAGCTGGGCGTGATGAAGGCGCAGCTGCCGGCCAGCCTGGAGCAGGCCGACCTGGTGTTCGGCTATGGCGCTCCCGCGGGCAAGGACGCTCTGGGCTGGGACCTGGCCGAAGCGCTCGCGCCGCTGGGCGCCACCGCCACCGCGTTCCAGGACCTCGGCACGCTGGTGCAAGCCGTGCGCGCCGCGGCGCAGCCGGGCGACCATGTGCTGGTGATGAGCAACGGCGGCTTCGGCGGCGTGCACCAGAAGCTGCTGGACGCGTTGGCCCAGCGCACGGCGGGCTGA